In Amblyraja radiata isolate CabotCenter1 chromosome 10, sAmbRad1.1.pri, whole genome shotgun sequence, one DNA window encodes the following:
- the rpl5 gene encoding 60S ribosomal protein L5 gives MGFVKVVKSKAYFKRYQVKFRRRREGKTDYFARKRLVVQDKNKYNTPKYRMVVRFTNRDIICQIAYAKIEGDIIVCAAYGHELVKYGIKVGFTNYAASYCTGLLLARRLLHKFGLNKVYEGQVDVTGDEYNVESIDGQPSAFTCYLDAGLARTTTGNKVFGALKGAVDGGLSIPHSTKRFPGYDCESKEFNPEVHRKHIFGTNIAEYMRYLIDEDEDVFKKQFSQYVKNGVTADMIEDLYKKAHADIRENPIHVKKPKKEVKKKRWNRPKMSLEQRKDRIAQKKASYLRAQEQTADS, from the exons ATG GGGTTTGTTAAAGTTGTGAAGAGCAAAGCGTACTTCAAGCGGTACCAAGTAAAGTTTAGGAGGAGGAGAG AGGGAAAGACTGACTACTTTGCACGAAAACGCTTAGTGGTACAAGACAAGAACAAGTACAATACTCCCAAGTATCGGATGGTTGTCCGATTCACCAACCGAGACATCATATGCCAG ATTGCATATGCCAAGATTGAAGGCGATATAATTGTATGTGCTGCATATGGCCATGAATTAGTCAAGTATGGCATCAAAGTTGGATTTACAAATTATGCTGCATCCTATTGCACTGGTCTACTTCTTGCCCGTAGG CTTCTGCACAAATTTGGGCTGAACAAGGTCTATGAGGGCCAGGTGGACGTAACTGGTGATGAATACAATGTGGAAAGCATTGATGGACAACCCAGTGCTTTCACCTGCTACCTGGATGCTGGGCTTGCCAGAACCACCACAGGCAACAAAGTCTTTGGAGCTTTGAAAGGTGCAGTCGATGGTGGTCTGTCTATTCCACACAG CACTAAGCGATTCCCTGGTTATGACTGTGAGAGCAAGGAGTTCAATCCTGAAGTCCATCGTAAACATATCTTTGGGACGAATATAGCAGAGTACATGCGCTACCTGATAGATGAGGacgaggatgttttcaagaagcaATTTTCTCAGTACGTCAAAAATGGAGTCACAGCTGACATG ATAGAGGATTTATACAAGAAAGCTCATGCTGACATTCGAGAAAATCCAATTCATGTGAAGAAGCCCAAGAAAGAAGTCAAGAAAAAGAG GTGGAACCGTCCCAAGATGTCGTTGGAACAGAGAAAGGATCGTATTGCTCAGAAGAAGGCCAGTTACCTAAGGGCACAGGAACAGACTGCAGACAGTTGA